The Papio anubis isolate 15944 chromosome 5, Panubis1.0, whole genome shotgun sequence genome has a segment encoding these proteins:
- the CXCL14 gene encoding C-X-C motif chemokine 14, protein MSLLPRRAPPVSMRLLAAALLLLLLALYTARVDGSKCKCSRKGPKIRYSDVKKLEMKPKYPHCEEKMVIITTKSVSRYRGQEHCLHPKLQSTKRFIKWYNAWNEKRRVYEE, encoded by the exons ATGTCCCTGCTCCCGCGCCGGGCCCCTCCGGTCAGCATGAGGCTCCTGGCGGCCGCGCTACTCCTGCTGCTGCTGGCGCTGTACACCGCGCGCGTGGACG GGTCCAAATGCAAGTGCTCCCGGAAGGGACCCAAGATTCGCTACAGCGACGTGAAGAAGCTGGAAATGAAGCCAAAGTACCCGCACTGCGAGGAGAAGATGGTTAT CATCACCACCAAGAGCGTGTCCAGGTACCGAGGTCAGGAGCACTGCCTGCACCCCAAGCTGCAGAGCACCAAACGCTTCATCAAGTGGTACAACGCCTGGAACGAGAAGCGCAG